The following are encoded together in the Lathyrus oleraceus cultivar Zhongwan6 chromosome 3, CAAS_Psat_ZW6_1.0, whole genome shotgun sequence genome:
- the LOC127125789 gene encoding glucomannan 4-beta-mannosyltransferase 1, whose amino-acid sequence MRSLIFEEPEAGIPGYTSSTSSLRYAWQSIRAPVIIPLLKLAVLLCSIMSVMLFLERVGMAVVILIVKVLKKQKYTKYKLDAMKQAIERNKRYPMVLIQIPMYNEKEVYKLSIGAVCGLSWPTDRLIVQVLDDSTNQVLRELVEFECQKWMQKGVNVKYVTRTNRNGYKAGALKEGLEKEYVENCEFVAIFDADFQPDPDFLWKTIPYLLENPKLGLVQARWKFVNSEECMMTRLQEMSLNYHFSVEQEVGSSTYSFFGFNGTAGIWRIQAIKDAGGWKDRTTVEDMDLAVRASLKGWEFVFAGDVTVKNELPSTFKAYRFQQHRWSCGPANLLKKMTKEILCCQRVSLLKRLHLIYAFFFVRKIVAHWVTFFFYCIVIPACVVVPEVNLKKQIAIYIPATITILNAVCTPRSMHLLVFWILFENVMSLHRTKASIIGLLEANRVNEWVVTEKLGNTMKQMNNAKPSTSRTPWFRITERIHPLEIIVGMYMLHCAIYDLFFGHDHFFIYLLLQAGAFFTMGFGLVGTIVPN is encoded by the exons ATGAGAAGCCTAATCTTTGAGGAGCCTGAAGCTGGGATTCCAGGATACACTTCAAGCACAAGCAGTCTAAGATATGCCTGGCAATCCATAAGAGCCCCGGTGATAATACCACTTCTAAAACTAGCAGTATTACTATGCTCAATTATGTCAGTCATGCTATTTCTTGAGAGAGTAGGCATGGCAGTCGTAATTTTGATTGTCAAGGTGTTGAAGAAACAAAAATACACCAAGTACAAATTGGATGCCATGAAACAGGCCATAGAGAGAAACAAAAGATACCCCATGGTGTTGATCCAAATACCTATGTATAATGAGAAAGAG GTCTACAAGCTTTCAATTGGAGCAGTCTGTGGGCTTTCTTGGCCAACTGACAGACTCATAGTTCAAGTTCTTGATGACTCAACAAATCAAGTCTTAAGG GAATTGGTTGAATTCGAGTGTCAAAAATGGATGCAGAAAGGTGTGAATGTCAAGTATGTAACAAGGACAAATCGCAATGGTTACAAGGCAGGTGCCCTAAAAGAGGGTTTAGAGAAGGAATATGTTGAGAATTGTGAGTTTGTAGCAATATTTGATGCAGATTTCCAACCAGATCCAGATTTTCTTTGGAAGACAATTCCTTACCTTCTTGAGAATCCTAAGTTGGGTTTAGTTCAGGCAAGATGGAAATTTG TTAACTCAGAAGAATGTATGATGACACGACTTCAAGAAATGTCGCTCAATTATCATTTTAGCGTTGAACAGGAAGTAGGCTCCTCAACATACTCATTCTTTGGGTTTAATG GGACAGCGGGAATTTGGCGGATTCAAGCAATAAAAGATGCTGGAGGATGGAAAGATCGAACCACCGTGGAAGATATGGACCTTGCAGTTAGAGCAAGCCTGAAGGGTTGGGAATTTGTTTTTGCGGGTGATGTAACA GTCAAAAATGAACTACCAAGCACATTTAAAGCATACAGATTTCAGCAGCACAGGTGGTCTTGTGGTCCAGCTAATCTCCTTAAAAAAATGACAAAAGAAATCCTATGTTGCCAA AGAGTATCACTTCTGAAGAGACTCCATCTTATCTATGCTTTCTTCTTTGTGAGGAAAATAGTTGCACACTGGGTCACGTTTTTCTTTTACTGCATAGTCATACCAGCTTGTGTGGTAGTTCCAGAAGTCAATCTCAAAAAGCAGATTGCCATATATATCCCAGCAACCATTACAATTCTAAATGCAGTCTGCACCCCAAG ATCCATGCATCTTCTAGTATTCTGGATACTCTTTGAGAATGTCATGTCACTCCATCGAACTAAGGCATCAATTATAGGACTCTTGGAAGCAAATCGTGTCAATGAATGGGTTGTGACTGAGAAGCTTGGAAATACTATGAAACAGATGAACAATGCTAAGCCATCAACATCAAGAACTCCATGGTTTCGAATTACAGAAAG GATCCACCCATTGGAGATTATAGTGGGGATGTATATGTTGCACTGTGCAATCTATGATCTGTTCTTTGGACATGATCATTTCTTCATCTACCTATTGTTGCAAGCAGGAGCTTTCTTTACGATGGGGTTTGGGCTAGTGGGAACAATTGTACCCAACTAA
- the LOC127125788 gene encoding histidine--tRNA ligase, chloroplastic/mitochondrial encodes MPAIPFSSSFFVLQPRFNYHITPIFRSLSHQLSSSPFPFNANSSSVRLHCALSQAAETESPSGARSGALSPGPPVTGKVQKIDVNPPKGTRDFPPEDMRLRNWLFNNFKEVSRLYGFEEIDFPVLESEALFTRKAGEEIKDQLYCFEDRGNRRVALRPELTPSLARLVIQKGKSVSLPLKWFTIGQCWRYERMTRGRRREHYQWNMDIIGVPGVMAEAELISSIVTFFKRIGITESDVGFKVSSRKVLQEVLTCYSIPENMFGKVCVIIDKIEKIPVDEIKKELKAVGLSQEAVQDLLQVLSVKSLTELEERLGGSGEAIADLKQLFALAEKFGYSKWLQFDASVVRGLAYYTGVVFEGFDREGKLRAICGGGRYDHLFSTFGAEDIPACGFGFGDAVIVELLREKGLLPELGLQIDNLVCALDEELQGYAATAANMLREKGQSVDLVLESKPLKWVFKRAARTNADRLILVGNSEWQRGMVVVKILSTGEQYEVKLDDLI; translated from the exons atgcctgctattcCATTTTCAAGCTCCTTCTTCGTTTTACAACCTCGCTTCAATTACCACATTACCCCTATCTTCCGTTCCCTTTCACACCAACTCTCTTCTTCTCCGTTCCCTTTCAATGCCAACTCCTCCAGCGTCAGACTCCACTGTGCTCTCTCCCAAGCCGCCGAGACAGAATCTCCGAGCGGTGCTCGGTCAGGTGCTTTATCTCCCGGTCCTCCGGTCACCGGGAAAGTTCAGAAAATCGACGTGAATCCCCCCAAAGGTACGCGTGATTTCCCGCCTGAAGACATGCGATTGCGCAACTGGCTCTTTAATAATTTCAAAGAG GTGTCAAGGCTGTATGGATTTGAGGAGATTGATTTTCCGGTTCTTGAGTCGGAGGCATTGTTCACTAGGAAAGCAGGGGAGGAGATTAAGGACCAG CTTTACTGTTTTGAAGACCGGGGTAACCGCCGTGTTGCATTGAGGCCTGAACTTACTCCTTCTTTGGCAAGGCTGGTGATACAGAAAGG GAAGTCTGTATCACTACCATTGAAGTGGTTCACCATTGGACAATGTTGGCGGTATGAGAGAATGACAAGGGGGCGTCGCCGTGAGCACTACCAGTGGAATATGGATATCATTGGTGTTCCTGGGGTTATG GCTGAAGCAGAGCTTATATCTTCCATTGTTACTTTCTTCAAGCGAATAGGAATTACAGAATCAGATGTTGGATTTAAGGTTTCTAGTCGAAAG GTTCTACAAGAAGTATTGACGTGTTATTCAATACCTGAAAATATGTTTGGCAAAGTCTGCGTCATTATTGATAAA ATTGAGAAAATTCCAGTTGATGAGATAAAGAAAGAGTTGAAGGCTGTTGGTCTATCACAGGAGGCTGTTCAGGATCTATTGCAAGTCCTTTCTGTAAAGTCATTGACCGAGTTAGAAG AGAGGTTAGGAGGCAGCGGGGAAGCAATCGCTGATCTCAAACAGCTATTCGCACTAGCTGAAAAGTTTGGTTACTCCAAATGGCTTCAATTTGATGCATCAGTTGTTCGTGGCCTTGCTTATTACACTGGTGTTGTATTTGAG GGTTTTGACCGAGAAGGAAAGCTCCGAGCTATATGTGGTGGTGGCCGATATGATCATTTGTTCTCAACTTTTGGTGCTGAAGACATTCCTGCTTGTGGTTTTGGATTTGGTGATGCAGTCATAGTCGAA TTGCTCAGAGAGAAGGGTCTTCTACCAGAGCTCGGCTTGCAAATAGATAACCTTGTTTGTGCCTTGGATGAAGAACTTCAAGGATATGCTGCCACGGCTGCTAACATGCTTAGAGAAAAAGGACAAAGTGTTGACTTGGTTTTGGAAAGCAAACCACTTAAATG GGTGTTTAAACGTGCAGCCAGAACAAATGCTGATCGTCTGATATTAGTAGGAAATTCTGAGTGGCAAAGGGGTATGGTTGTTGTCAAAATTCTCTCCACTGGTGAACAGTACGAGGTTAAATTAGATGATCTAATTTAA